AGGCAATGCAGCGGGCTTTGATGATACGTACTGGGAGAAATAGTCGCAACAGACCGTAGCACATAGTCCTTTCCAGGACTGCACTTGTCGTTCATAATTTGAGTATTAGCCTACCGATCGGTAGGCCACGAATCTGCTAGCGGATCGTCTGCAAAACCAGGCCGCTCAGCAGGTTGACGAAAGGTAAACCCCTTGTAAGATTCCAGCTGCAACTGGATCTGCAAGGGGTTTTTCACGTTTGCGAAAAATTGAACAAGAATTACATTTCAAACGCGAACACCTTTCTGACTACGATAACAGCTGAAACTCGAAATGAGATCAAAATTGATCGACTTTTTTGGGTATTTCCGACACATTTTGCGGAAACTTCAGTCGACTACCGTTAGAACAATCATGTGTAGTTTAAGAAGTGGCTTAAATTCTTTCACATCGTGTGTACGATACGAAAAGGAGCCCGATCTGATTGGTCTAGAGTCAAGTCAGAAGAGCTTGTTCACTTGTTCACATGAAATTGACTTCTACTTCCGACTGAAAGATCTTGCCAACACAAGGAGTGGCTTATTTTTTTTCACATCGTACACACGAAACGAAAAGGAGCCCGATCTGGTTGGTCTAGAGTCAAGTCAGAAGGGCTTGTTCAAATGAAATTGACCTTTACTTCCGACTGAAAGATCGTACTTACACTCTGAAAGATCTTGCTTACAACTCAGGCACCTGAACATAATCGGTAGGTTTTGCGTATACGCGATCGATCATCTGGGCAGAATTTCCAACCCACTTAGCAATCTGGACACTCGAAATATCGGCTTCGCGGCAAAGGCTACAAAAAGTGTGGCGGGTTTGGTAGGGGTTGCGATACTCGATATCTGGCAGTTCGCTGAGGATCGTTACCCATGCCCTGGTTGTAAAGTTGTGCCAGTCAATGAAGCGATTTTTGGGACTGGGAAACACCAAAGCTTCCGGATCAGCGGTTCTCGGCTGAATTGCCTTGAGCAGAGTGTTGAGTTGAGGATTGATCGGGAATTTTCGCTTACTCTGCGTTTTGAGCCCTTTCTTCAGGATTGGACGATGGGTTGCACCAATAACGACTGCCTGGTCAAACGTGATTGCTGTACGCCCAATATGCTTCCATTGGAGGGCGATCGCCTCTGATGGCCTGCACCCCGTAAAGAAGAGAAACTCTACCAAAGGGGCATAACAACGGTAGTACCGATTCTCCTTAAATGCCGCAATGATCCGATCGCGCTCCTCACGATTAAAAGGATTGACCTCTTCTTCTTCGGTGCCAGATTTTTTCACCTTAATCTCAGCAGCCATACTCTGAAACGGATTGGAGCCAATCAAGCTAGACTTTCTTGCCCAGTTACAGCATGCAGCAAGGTGCATCATGAGCCGCCTAGCCGTACCAGCAGGAACATTAGCTGTCAGCCAATCAAACACTGCTTGAGCATCGGACAGATACTTGTGCGGACAGTTCTCAAGATGCTTAGCAACCCAACCATACATTCGCAGAGTCGAAGGCGACTTACCCGCTTTTCTCGCCTCCACATAGCACTGCCAAATTTCAGACAGACTCATCGAAGCCTCAGGCTGTATGTCCGGCTCCGATACTGACAAAAACGACTCCGGTTTGTATTTTTCTAGCGAAGGATCAAAATAGCTTCCTCCGTGGGCAAGCTGCAAAGCCATATCATCTTCAATCTGCCTTGCCCTTGCCTCAGCTATTCGCCGATACGCTTGGGTATCAGGAATACCCAAAGTCATCGCATACCGCTGGCCATTGAAGCGAAATCGGAGTCTTAAACGTCCCCGGAAACTCTCAACTGAAACTGTTCCTTTCGGACTCTTACCCGTTGACGTTCTATCGTTGCTGAGCATAGTTCCCGTAGTTCAAGTGAACTGATACCCAAACGATACCCAAACGATACCCAAAATGCCCCTAGAATCCCCAATCTTTGCAAGATTTTTAGTTCTGACGCACTAGTTCAGGACTAGAAGCCAGAAACGCAAAAGCCCGGAAACCGCGCCGTTTCGGGGCTTTTGACTGAAAGCTGGTGACAAGACTCGAACTTGCGACCGGCTGATTACAAATCAGCTGCTCTACCAACTGAGCTACACCAGCAGTGAAAAATATCATAGCAAAATGTGCCCCGCAGAGGCGATCGCGTTGAGGAAATGGGCGGGCGATCGCCTTCCGCAAGATTTGCGTTGCGCAGAGTCCCTCGGTATCATCTATACTTTGGGTTTCTAAACTCAGTATTCCGATCGGTTAACCGTGGATTGGTAAGGAGCGTAGGGCATGCTTCCGTGGCGACTCAGAGGCCCCAAGCGATGGGGGGCGCTCTTCCTAGCAGGATTGGGGCTGGCCTGGGCGATCGCTGCTTGCAGTCGTCCCCCGATTCCTGGTGGCTCTGCCACGGCGGCCCCTGAAGAGGTGGAGCTGACCCTCGTGTCCTTTGCCGTGACCAAAGCGGCCCACGAAGCCATCATCCCAAAGTTTGTTGAGCAGTGGCAACGGGACCATGACCAAATTGTGCGGGTCCGCCGGAGCTATGGCGCGTCCGGCTCCCAAACCCGCGCGGTCATCGATGGCCTCGATGCAGACGTGGTGCACTTGGCCCTCGCCCTCGACACCGAAAAGATCGAGAAAGCTGGCTTGATCGAGCCGGGATGGGAGCAAGAGCTACCCAACAACAGCGTGGTCAGCCAGTCCGTCGCGGTGATCGTGACGCGCGAGGGCAACCCCAAGAATATTCAGCGCTGGGAAGATCTGACCCGAGACGGCGTGCAGCTGATCACGGCGGATCCCAAGACGTCGGGAGCCGCCCGCTGGAATTTCTTGGCGCTGTGGGGAGCCGCGATCGCCGACCAAAAAAGCCCATCTGAGGCTAAGCAGTTCGTGCAGCGGGTCTACGGCAACGCGCCCATCCTGGCTCGGGACGCTCGGGAAGCCAGCGCCGCTTTCCTCAAGCAGGGCCAGGGAGACGCCATGATCAACTACGAAAACGAGATTATTCTGGCCAACCAGCTCGAAACGTCGCTGCCCTACGTGGTCCCCTCGGTCAACGTGTCCATCGACAACCCAATCGCCGTTGTGGATCAAAATGTCGACAAGCACGGCAATCGTGAGGTCGCTGAGGCCTTTGTGCGCTATCTCTTCACGCCCGAGGCTCAGCGAGAGTTCGCCAAAGTGGGATTTCGGCCTGTTGACCCGGGGCTGCGGCAAGATGCGGCCATCATGGCCCAGTATCCCGCCATTGAGACGCTCTACGAGGCCGCAGATTTTGGCGACTGGGACACAATCCAGGCCCAGTTCTTTGCCGATGGCGCAGTCTTTGACCAAATCCAAGACGCTCTCCGCCGCTAACCCTTTCCCGTTTTATTGTGCGATCGCATGGGGTCCTTCATGGCTGTTTCTTCTCCTCCCGCCGCTTCTCGTGCTTCATCGTGGCTTGGGCGATTGTCCTGGCCGTGGCGGATCACCATTGGCTACCTGACGCTGATGCTGCTGCTGCCCATTGCGGCGCTGCTGCTCCGGGCCAGCCAGGTAAATTTCCAAGATTTTTGGGCGATCGCCGCTAGCCCGATCGCCCTCTCGGCCTACGATGTCACCTTCGTCACGGCCCTGGTCACGGCCCTGATCAACGGCGTTTTTGGCACCCTGGTGGCCTGGGTGTTTGTGCGCTACGACTTTCCCCTCAAGCGCCTGATTGACGCGGCGGTTGACCTGCCCTTTGCGCTGCCCACCGCCGTCGCTGGCCTAACGATCGCCACGGTCTACAGCGACAAGGGCTGGATCGGCAGTCTCCTGGCACCGCTGGGGATCCAGGTCTCCTTCACGCGGCTGGGGGTCGCGATCGCGATGCTGTTCATCTCTTTTCCCTTTGTGGTGCGGACCGTGCAGCCGGTGCTGCGAGAAATGGAAAAAGACATCGAGGAAGCGGCTTGGAGCTTGGGGGCTTCCCACAGCGAGACCTTTTGGCGGGTGATTTTGCCGCCGCTGCTGCCCGCCATCCTGACGGGGGTGGCTCTGGGCTTCTCGCGGGCGGTCGGCGAATACGGCTCCATCGTGATCGTGGCTTCCAATCTGCCGTTTCAGGACTTGATTGCGCCGGTGCTGATTTTCCAGCGCCTTGAGCAGTATGACTACGCCGGGGCCACCGTGATCGGGACCGTGATGCTGATCATCTCGCTGCTGCTGCTGTTTGTGATTAACCTACTCCAGGCTTGGGGACGACGCTATGGCTAATGCAACGCCCTCGATGAACTCGACGAAACCCAACCCAGGGAGCGATCGCCCCCGCAACTTCCTCGACAAAGAGCAGGGCCTGCGGCTCGTCCTGATTGGGGTAGCACTGCTCTACATCTTTTTGATCCTGTTTGCCCCGGCCCTGAATGTCTTTGTGCAGGCTTTTAGCAAGGGGATTGGACCTTTCTTCAGCAATCTGACCGCGCCGGACTTTGTGGCGGCGGTCCAGATGACGCTGATTATTGCTTTTATCGTGGTGCCGCTGAATGCCATTTTTGGGCTGTGCGCCGCCTGGGCGATCGCCCGTCACCAGTTTCCGGGTCGGGCTTTGGTGATCAGCATCTTGGACCTGCCTTTTGCCATCTCCCCGGTGGTGGTGGGCCTGATGCTGGTGCTGCTGTACGGGCGCAGCGGCTGGTTTGGCCCGCTCCTGAGCGCGACCGGCTTCAAGGTCATCTTTGCTCTGCCCGGCATGGTCCTGGCCACCGCCTTCGTAACCCTGCCCTTTGTGGCGCGCGAGGTGATTCCGGTGCTCGAAGAGGTGGGCGTCGACCAAGAGGAAGCGGCCCGCACCCTGGGGGCCAGCAACTGGCAGATTTTTTGGCGCGTTACCTTGCCCAACGTGCGCTGGGGCTTGCTCTACGGCCTGATCCTCACCAACGCTCGGGCCATGGGTGAATTTGGGGCGGTGGCAGTGGTCTCGGGCAACATCATCAGCAAAACCCAAACCCTGCCGCTGTTTGTCGAAGAGGCCTACAAGCAGTACCAAACCCAGGCAGCCTTCTCTGCGGCGGTCCTGCTGGCCTGCCTCGGTCTCGTGACGCTGGTTCTCAAGGAAATCCTGGAGCGCAAAACCCAGATCAACCACGTTTCTGAAGAGTAGGCCGCCCTGCAAAATCCATACAAAATAGCGATCGCCCGAGTGCTCTCACTCCAGGGGCGATCGCCCATTTCCAGTCCCATCTCATCAAGCTGGCCCCTAGGCCATACTGTTTTCGATCGCCCAGCGCGCTAGCTCCGTCCGGTTGTGGAGGCCGGTCTTGCCCAGCATATTGCTGACGTGGCTTTCAATGGTTCGCTGGCTGACGTTGAGCTCTTCGGCAATTTCGCGGTTCGCCATGCCCCGCGCCACGTACTGCACCACTCGCAGTTCCGTTGGCGTCAGCTCTACGTCGAAGGGCACCTGAATCTTGGGTCCAGCCTCACCGCCCTTATTTTGGTGCTGGATCAGGCGCGAAGCCTGCTTGAGGGAAGACTCCACTTGAGCCACCAATTCCTCAGGCTCAAAGGGCTTCACCATGTAGACATCGGCTCCGGTATTCAAGCCCTTGACCCGATCCTGGCTCTGGCCCTTGGCCGACAAAAACAATACCGGAATCCAACTGGTGCGGGCATCTTCTCGAACATGCTTGACCAGAGAATACCCGTCCATCTCTGGCATCATCACATCACAGATGATCATGTCAGGGATGTCCCGCTCAAGAACCTCAAGTGCCTCGCGACCGTTCTCGGCTGTAATGACTTCGTACCCGCGGAACTCTAGGTAATCCTTGACAAGCAAGATCAAGTTTGGGTCGTCATCGATGAGCAGAAGTCGCTTGTGATCTCCCACGCTGGTTTCCTTCATACTGTGCTACTCGCCGTGCCTGAATTTATCAAAATTTATCAGCAGGCTTGATGCTACGCTGCTCAGTAGTATTGCACTTCTCCGCGGCTTCTGCTGCCATTTTCCATCGATTTCTTCAAGGCTAGTGTCAACCGTGAATTCAGTGTCAGAGGAATGTAGTAGAAGTGCAGAATCAGTACTGAATTTATCGAGATATTATAGACGTCTTTCCCTCTGAGGATCTGACAAGATCCTCTCAAAGCGCCGAAATTCTGTTAAGTCTTATCTCAGAGCTCTCGCTCAGATAGACCCTCGCTTCTCTATCGTACAAAGATTTCGGCATCCGGAAGTTGCGTCTGTCTAGAGGACAGAACCACCGCTCAGCACTGCTTTTCTAGCGTGCCCTTGTCGAGCTTGCTAGCTAACAGTTTGGTCGTTGACCGGGGGGCGATCGCCCGTCTCAGGCGTCTCAGGCGTCTCAGGCACTGGCACCGGCAGAGGACGATGAAGAAATGCAAACTCCTCCACCACGCGATCGCCCAGTAAATGCTCCTGGATAATTCGCTCGATCACCTCTGGCGTCGCGCTGTGGTACCACACCCCGTCCGGGTACACCACCAAAATTGGACCTTGCTGGCACACTCGCAAACAGTTGGCCTTTGTTCGAAACACACAGCTAGGACGATCCACCGTCGGCGTGTCCAGCTTTAGCTCCTTTAGCCGCTTCTTGAGGTAGTTCCAGGCCTCGATGCTCAGCGCCTTGTCACAGCACACCGGCACCGTCTGATCAGCACAGATGAAGAGATGACGCTGAATTTTATTGAGGCCGAGCTTTTCGACGCAGGCGGGCAGAGACTCGGCGGGAGAAGACTTGGCGACCGGTTCAGTCATGGGGCGCCTCAGACCTTCGGTTCGGCCGGGAGAGAGTCCTCAGCCTCAGGCACGGCTTCATCCTCTGAAGAGTCATTGCGCACCCGACGAATGGGCAGGTTCGCAATCAGCGCTGTCATCCGCTGACTGCTCTCGAGGGAGAACTCTAGGCCATCCGCATCTAGTTCGACGTAGCGCGAGACCACTTCCAGAATCTCTCGGCGCATCGATTCGACCATCGAAGGAGTTAGATCAGCGCGGTCATGGGCCAAGACCAGACGCAGACGCCGCTTTACCTCTTCTCGGCTGGTGTCCGTAACCCGAGGAAACAGTCGTTCTAGAAGTTCAGTAAGCATGGATCTTGCGGCAAGCAACTAAAGGAAAGGGGGCGAAGGCCAACTCGACTGATGCCTCGGACTACACATTAGCCTTCGCACGTGCATCAAGCAATCATTGATCCCATGGGCCAGAGTTTCCCATCCTCTCCACCCGATCGCTAGGCAATCAGGTTTAGAAAGGTTTAGAGAATTTTGGTGGACAGGAGCCGTTTGATCCGAGAGAAGAAGCTGTCCCCAGGCCCGTTGAGGTCCAAAAACTCAACTTTTTGCCCTTCCAGGCGTCGGGCGACATTTTCGAAGGCGGTCCCAGCCATGGACGGTGTCTCAGACAGCACCAGCGGCTCGCCGCGGTTGGTGGAGACGATGACCCGCTCATCGTCAGGAATCACGCCAATCAAGGGGATCGCCAAAATCTCTTGGACGTCCTCCACCGACATCATGTCGTTGACCTGGACCATGTTCGGTCGGATGCGGTTGATGATCAGGCGCATCTGCTTGATGCCTTGGGCTTCTAGCAAGCCCACGACGCGATCGGCGTCTCGCACAGCAGAGATTTCGGGGGTGGTCACCACGAGGGCTTCTCGCGCCGCGACGATGGCGTTCTGGAAGCCCATCTCGATGCCGGCGGGGCAGTCAACCAGGATGTAGTCATACTTGCCCGTGAGCGCCGCGATGAGCTGCTTCATTTGCTCTGGGCGAACGGCGTCTTTGGTGCGATTTTGGGCGGCAGGCAGCAGGGCAAGACGATTTTGCCGCTTGTCTTTGACGATGGCTTGCTCTAGGCGGCACTCTCCGGCCAGAACCTCTAGCGCTGTGTAAACGATTCGATTTTCTAGGCCCAGCAGCAGGTCTAGGTTGCGGAGACCAAAATCTGCATCAACCACGATGACTCTGCGACCTTGTTGGGCAAGCGCCATGCCAAGGTTCGCGGTGCAGGTGGTTTTGCCAACCCCGCCTTTTCCAGAGGTAACTACAATGACGCGACTCATGAACGAAAGATGGATTTTATGAAATGGATGAACTGGCGGTTAGTAGAGTGCACTGCCCACGCAAGCTTTCCCGTTATCTTAAAGCGCTTGGGGCATTCCACCAAGGACTTGGGGAGAGAGAGTGGGGCAATGATGACAAGCGGGGTTGCAGGAGTCTGGGAGGGGGCTGCCGCAGGGGAATCTGGGCAGCTGGGCTGGGGAGGTTAGGCGCGCGGCTGCTGCTGCTTGAGAAAGTCGGCCGCTTGGGCGATGCGGATGCCGTCGGGGGTGACGTAGGCGACTTCGGGGTAGTACTGGGCAGGAGGATTTTCGGGGGCGCGGGCGACGTAGTCGGCGATGCGGATTTGGGTGGGCTCCATTTGCAGGGCCATGATGCGGCAGCGGGTGTTGCCGGCGGCTCCGGCGTGGGCGATGCCGCGCAGGCGTCCCCAGATCAGGATGTCACCGTCAGCCACAACGGAGCTGCCGGGGTTGATGTCGCCGCAGATGATAACGGTGCCAGGGTGACGCACTTCGGCGCCCGATCGCAGGGTGGTTTGGAGATAGAGGGGTTCGTCGAGAACTTTGGCGGCGCTGTCGTCAGGGGATTGGGTCAGGTGGGCGATCGCCGATTGCTGTTCGACGGAGTAGCCTGCGGTGGCGGCGGCCACAGCGGTCTGGCGACGGCTGGTGTAGACGCGCTTGAGCTGGAGCTGGACTTCGGCGAGGGCGTCGGCGATCGCCTGAAGCTGGCGGCTATCGAGTAGGCGATCGCGGGCAATCAGGTGCACCGTCGTGTTGGGCTGCCAAAAGCGATCGCCCCCCGTCAGGCGCTGCTTGAGCTGCTGCCACAGTTCGGTCCAGGTCGTTGGCAGGGGAGCGGGGGTCGTCTCAGACGCTGCCTCCGCAGGCAGCGTCAGCAACAGTCGACCGCCCTCGCTCTTGAGGCGAACTTGCCGATGGCGATCCGGATCCGAGGACGACTCAGGAAGGGGCGTGACAGCCGGGGGCTGGGGGGCGTCGGCACTCATGAAAATCAAGCCTGGTTTGCGATGGATCAAATATATTGGGAGTCCTGGCAGACAGCAAGCCGCCCGCTCAGGGATCCTAGCGTAGCGGCGCTGCCAAAGACCACTCCCAACCGCAAGAGAACCCTAGGCCTCGGAGTGCTGGCTCAGGCGGCGATACACCGTGGCCAAACCGTCTGCATCGCCCACATTGCCGGGAAAGAGGACCACGGGCAAGTCGGGGAAGCGGGGATGGTCAGTCGGGGTGCGAACCAGAGAGCAGCCAGCGAGGACTTGGCCCAGCAGGCGGGCCGTCCGCAAGGCCAGCCCCGTACTCAGCACATCATTGGAGGTGATGCCTCCCTTGCTGATCAAAAATCCAAGGGTTGGCGGCAGCCCCCGGACAATTTCCATCAGTAATGCCGAAACATTGGCCCCGAAGTCGAGGCGAGCCTGGGTCGTCTCAAAGGTGAGCTCCCGCCGACTGGTGTAGATCACCGGGGTTTTGCCCGCTGCGTGGGCTGCTTCGGCCTGGGCGATCGCCTCAGAGCGCAAAGCAGCCTGGGCCTGAGTCCCCTCATCCCGCAGACGCTCCACCGCAACTTCGATCCCGACCACTCCCGGCTCCTGGAGCAGATGCTCTAGCTGCTCGGTGCTCTTGCGCACGTGGGAGCCCACGATCACCGCCCCCGGTGCCCCTTGGCGGGTGTATTTCGCCATAGCCTCTGGGGCGACGGGCTGGGGCGGCAGCGCCGCGAGGGCCGTCAGCAGGCTGGCCGCGCTGCGAAACAAAAACCGCTTGCCTTCGGCGGCCACCGCCAGCACGTCAGCCGCAAAGCGATCGAGATCGGCCTGGGTTTCGGCGTCTACCGCCGCGCACTGATTGTTCGCCAGGTGCCGGAGGCGATCGCGACTATCGGAGCGCACATCCGCCAACAAAAAGCGCTCCACGGCCGCTGCTGCAATCCGTCCCTGGGTCTTTTCGGCCACATAGTCCGGCAAATAGCTGTGGTGGTAGCCAAACACCGAGTCCTTCGCGAACTCCGTCTCGTGGACCGGCGTCGGCACGCCCTTCACCATCAGATAGTGGACGCTCTCGCGCGTAAAGCGTCCTCCCTCAAAGAAGGCCGGCACCAAGAAGTGAGCATCAAACGGCCCCAGCTCCTCGGCAATCACATCAGTTTCGATGGGGTAGTGGCCCCGCAGCGTCGAGTCAGACCGGCTGACCACCAAAAAATCATGTACCCCTGCCTGGGCGATCGCGATCTTGAGGTTGTGGCAGACCTCACGGGTCACCGCCGCCGCCTGCTCGGGCGGCAGCGATCGCGTATTGGTCAGCACAAAGAAAATCGGCGCCTCATCCCGCAGCCCCAGGCACAGCGTCTCCACGTCCCAGCGCGTCAACAGCAAACAGCTGTGCACCGTTTGCGACCCGGTTGGATCGTCATCTAGGACAATAATTTTGGGCGTTTCGGTCATGGCACCAGCAAAGCTTTCTAGGGACGCTGACCCTGTAATTTTCTCATCTCTTCGCGCACTCCCACGGCAATTTGCAGCGCCTCATTGAGCAAGCGAGCGTGCTCACTCGCCTGATCGCTCACCTGGAGCGCCGTCAGCGTCTTGAGATTATTGGCAAAAAGCTCCGGATTGAGGCGAATAAACTGGGCGTTTTTGCGCAAAATTCGCTCCGTTCGCAGCGCCCGCACAATATCTTCGCGCGTCAGATCAAGGGCCTCAATCACGCGATCGCGATCTTGAATCGCCACCCCCGGATTGCCCACCGCTTCGATTTGATCATTAATATCGATCGCCCGCACCACCGCATTGAACTGGGCGATTTCGTCGAGGAGATTGGCCAGATGGCGATGGCGGCGGCTAAAAGCAATCCGGCGCAGATCGTCAATGAGCAGACCCAGCGCCACCGAGCCGTGGATGATCACCAACAGCAGCAATCGCTCTGGCATCACTATGCTCAAGAGGCCGCAGCTCAGGGTCAGCAGCACCACAATCAAACCCGTTTTGGCCAGCTCCGCCGCAAACTTTTTCCAGGTCGAAGGCCGATACACAGCGTCTAGCCCGACCCCGCTCAGCCGCCTGATCTCTCCGCGCGTAAATTCTAAGCCCTGAATATCCGGTCGCACCGCACAGCCCTCTTCACTCTGGGATGGCCCGTTTTTCCAAAATAGCAATTGTTGTCTGGGAGTTGATCTGGGCATTTGCTGATTGCGCCGCGCACCCGCCCATGCCGTTGACCTCAGTGGCCAGACTCATCGCTCTCGCGCAAAGTTCCGATCTCGCCCTCTTGGGGGCTAGGCGTCGGGGGGCGGTGGGGGAGCTGAGCGGATCTCGGTTTCGGCGATCGCCACGTCACTCACCCGGGTGCTGAGGCGCTGCAACACCGTGCGCGTACTCGCCAGGGTCCGCCCTGCATCCTGATCGGCTCCCGCTCCCAAGCGAATCTGAATATTGGGTCCCGAGCGCGCCAGCCGAATAATCGCCCCATCCACCACAGACATCCGATCTACCCGTTTACCGTCTAAATAGGTCCCGTTGGTGCCCAAGTTGACCACTTCCCACTGAGACCCCTGGCCCCGCAGCTCGACATGATGACGCGAAACCACTGCACTGTAGAGAACCACATGGTTATCGGTCGCACGTCCAATCCGCACTATAGGCTCATGCTCGAAGGTCCAGCTCTGGACTGGGATCGATTGAATCGGATGCAAAAGAGTCAGCGTAATCACATTTGGGAGCGCCAATAAGTATCGTTGTCAAAGATAACGATCAGGAAAAAGCTACCATAGCCTGCTGCGCTCCCCGACAGAATCGAGGCAAAACGGCAGCTGCCCCCTTCATCTGCTCGGCTAGGGAGCCAGTTCAGCCTGCCACCAGCAGCGATCGCATTTTCGCAAGAAACAAGGACGACGTCAGAAACCCCTGAGCTTGGCTCATCCGGAGAGAGCTAGGGTGGAGAGTCAGCCCTATACACACGGCCAAAACGCTATAAAAGCAAGACGACTAGGGGTGACTTTCAGAATACTCGAAGAGTTTAATTTTGACATCCACAGCCAGCCAAAGCCATGGTGATTCCTAAACTTCACGATTTGGGTGCCTAGCAGGCAGGACTGGCCCTTCAGAACTGGCCGCATCCGGGGCAACGCTTCCCATCAGAGGCGATCGCCCTCGCAGTCGGCCCAGGGTATTCCACAACCACCGTTTTGGCAGGCGGGGCGCTCAGGATGCTTGGAACAGGAACGTCACCAGATCGCCTTTGCCCAGGGAAATGCGATCGCCCGATCGCAGGCGATGGCGATTGCCGGGCAGCAGAGATTGATGATTGATATAGGTGCCGTTGGCGCTGCCCACATCTTCAATAAAATAGGCGTCTCCCTCCAAGCGAATGTCGGCGTGGATGCGGGACACGATGTCTGAGCTGGGGAAACCCGACACATCCACATCCGGCGGAATCCGATCATTGGGCTTGCCGATGTGAATCACGCTGAGATGAAGAGGCAGCTCGATCTGCGTGTTGGTCTGGATGTGGAGCAGGCGAGCTGAGATTTGCTGAAGCTGGGTCTGGGAGCCTTCTGTCGCGCGCGCAGCAGCTGGCTCCATCATCGGCAGAGGGGCCGGGGGCAGGATCGGCTCAGCGGGCAGATCGAGGGCGGGCTGGGGCACACTCCCTAGATCTGGCAGAGGCGGCAGCGGTGGCGCTGCCCCAGGAAGGGGCTGGGCCGCTTTGAGATTAAAGCCGCACTGACCACAAAAGAGGGCGTCCGTCTGCACGGTGGTGCCGCAGTTGGGGCAGGCTTCGGTGGCTGGCAAAGGCGTATAGCAGGCTTCGCATTGAACCGCACCATCGGGGTTGGGGTGATTGCAGTTTGGGCAGACAATCATAGTCGGTATGGGATCAGGCCGCTCACGGCGGAGCGCGGTGTGAAGGGAAGTGGGGCAGTGAGGATAACAGGGAACGCGGGCGATCGCCCACCAGGATTCATCGTGATTGTGGCGCGATCGCCCAGGCTCTAGGCCACCTCGTGTGACAGTTTTGCGCCAGCGGCGCTATCGAGCAGCCACAGACACTCTTGCTGGGGGCGAACTAGCCGAGCGGGATAGAGGTTGTCGTCGTCGGTGGGGGCAAAAATATGGTCCAAGGCCGCCTGCTTGCTCGCACCCGCAACCATAAATACAACAGACCGAGCACAGTTGAGCAGCGGGACTGTAAAGGTAATTCGGGGCTGACCGTCTTTATTACCAACCGTCACCAGGCGATCGCACACCTGAAGAGCCTGGGTGTGAGGGAAAAGAGAAGCTGTATGGCCATCATCTCCAATT
This genomic stretch from Geitlerinema sp. PCC 7407 harbors:
- the minC gene encoding septum site-determining protein MinC, coding for MSADAPQPPAVTPLPESSSDPDRHRQVRLKSEGGRLLLTLPAEAASETTPAPLPTTWTELWQQLKQRLTGGDRFWQPNTTVHLIARDRLLDSRQLQAIADALAEVQLQLKRVYTSRRQTAVAAATAGYSVEQQSAIAHLTQSPDDSAAKVLDEPLYLQTTLRSGAEVRHPGTVIICGDINPGSSVVADGDILIWGRLRGIAHAGAAGNTRCRIMALQMEPTQIRIADYVARAPENPPAQYYPEVAYVTPDGIRIAQAADFLKQQQPRA
- a CDS encoding four-carbon acid sugar kinase family protein; protein product: MTETPKIIVLDDDPTGSQTVHSCLLLTRWDVETLCLGLRDEAPIFFVLTNTRSLPPEQAAAVTREVCHNLKIAIAQAGVHDFLVVSRSDSTLRGHYPIETDVIAEELGPFDAHFLVPAFFEGGRFTRESVHYLMVKGVPTPVHETEFAKDSVFGYHHSYLPDYVAEKTQGRIAAAAVERFLLADVRSDSRDRLRHLANNQCAAVDAETQADLDRFAADVLAVAAEGKRFLFRSAASLLTALAALPPQPVAPEAMAKYTRQGAPGAVIVGSHVRKSTEQLEHLLQEPGVVGIEVAVERLRDEGTQAQAALRSEAIAQAEAAHAAGKTPVIYTSRRELTFETTQARLDFGANVSALLMEIVRGLPPTLGFLISKGGITSNDVLSTGLALRTARLLGQVLAGCSLVRTPTDHPRFPDLPVVLFPGNVGDADGLATVYRRLSQHSEA
- a CDS encoding FHA domain-containing protein, which encodes MITLTLLHPIQSIPVQSWTFEHEPIVRIGRATDNHVVLYSAVVSRHHVELRGQGSQWEVVNLGTNGTYLDGKRVDRMSVVDGAIIRLARSGPNIQIRLGAGADQDAGRTLASTRTVLQRLSTRVSDVAIAETEIRSAPPPPPDA
- a CDS encoding FHA domain-containing protein, with the protein product MIVCPNCNHPNPDGAVQCEACYTPLPATEACPNCGTTVQTDALFCGQCGFNLKAAQPLPGAAPPLPPLPDLGSVPQPALDLPAEPILPPAPLPMMEPAAARATEGSQTQLQQISARLLHIQTNTQIELPLHLSVIHIGKPNDRIPPDVDVSGFPSSDIVSRIHADIRLEGDAYFIEDVGSANGTYINHQSLLPGNRHRLRSGDRISLGKGDLVTFLFQAS